In Rhodamnia argentea isolate NSW1041297 chromosome 11, ASM2092103v1, whole genome shotgun sequence, one genomic interval encodes:
- the LOC115735786 gene encoding protein RADIALIS-like 4 yields MASSSLSGNHGSSWTPMQNKQFERALALYDKDTPDRWQNVARAVEGKSADEVKRHYEVLVEDLDHIESGRVPVPDYKKGGSSGSIQVGSAGF; encoded by the exons ATGGCATCGAGTTCACTTAGTGGGAACCATGGCTCATCATGGACACCTATGCAGAACAAACAGTTTGAGAGGGCTCTGGCTCTGTATGATAAGGACACGCCGGACCGTTGGCAGAATGTTGCCCGAGCTGTGGAAGGAAAATCGGCCGATGAAGTGAAGAGACACTATGAAGTGCTTGTGGAGGATCTCGATCATATCGAGTCGGGTCGCGTTCCGGTTCCGGACTACAAGAAGGGTGGGAGCAGTGGCAGCATTCAAGTTGGCAGTGCAG GCTTCTGA
- the LOC115735950 gene encoding transcription factor bHLH63-like isoform X1, with protein sequence MNTPLSLPEMLHCEETMVLERQRARMKWQPDQLQLHVQSEGQGCYFGGGSELNGTFSLGQSIESLMDCGGAEAVFAEVLNHPIKPDPGVESGWLSGFDLSGLGYGACGFGGGSGLEVNFAINRTLSCPPAVAVAAAAVSAATPAVTAEKAQESVVSEKISQAGRENSKKRKVDKVHNAKIEDESRDKRIKGCPEEVESKITEQSNNKTNNNNNKEASAGSSKENSKVSDVPKLDYIHVRARRGQATDSHSLAERVRREKISERMKFLQDLVPGCNKITGKAGMLDEIINYVQSLQRQVEFLSMKLAAVNPRLDLDLDNIFAKEMIPACTASFPTIDMLSDMANPAYLPFSPTQTVVSCSGMETGINPDLGLRRTISAPLSIPNAFVNSSCFTQLQQPSTWDLGLQNLYNMEFHQGKTMAFPSQQFAGSVEGSNLKTEM encoded by the exons ATGAACACGCCGCTGTCGTTGCCGGAGATGCTTCACTGCGAGGAGACGATGGTCCTCGAACGACAGCGGGCTCGCATGAAGTGGCAACCGGACCAGCTTCAGCTTCACGTGCAGAGCGAGGGGCAGGGGTGTTATTTCGGCGGTGGGAGCGAGTTGAACGGTACGTTTAGCTTGGGGCAGAGCATTGAGAGCTTGATGGACTGCGGCGGCGCCGAGGCGGTGTTCGCGGAGGTGCTGAACCACCCGATTAAGCCCGACCCGGGCGTCGAAAGCGGGTGGCTGAGTGGCTTCGACTTGTCTGGCTTGGGCTATGGGGCGTGTGGGTTTGGGGGTGGAAGTGGTCTGGAGGTGAATTTCGCCATTAACAGGACTTTGAGCTGCCCCCCGGCGGTGGCTGTGGCCGCGGCCGCGGTCTCGGCGGCGACGCCGGCGGTGACTGCGGAGAAAGCCCAAGAGTCCGTGGTTTCGGAGAAGATAAGCCAAGCTGGGCGAGAGAATTCCAAGAAGAGGAAAGTGGATAAAGTGCACAACGCAAAG ATTGAAGATGAATCCAGAGATAAAAGGATCAAAGGGTGCCCTGAAGAGGTAGAGTCAAAGATCACAGAGCAGAGCAACAACAagaccaacaacaacaacaacaaagaagCATCTGCAGGCTCTTCAAAGGAAAACTCGAAGGTCTCCGATGTCCCAAAGCTCGATTATATCCATGTCCGAGCTCGTCGCGGTCAAGCCACAGATAGCCACAGCTTAGCCGAAAGA GTGAGGAGGGAAAAGATCAGCGAGAGAATGAAGTTCCTTCAAGATTTAGTCCCGGGGTGTAACAAGATAACCGGGAAGGCGGGAATGCTTGATGAGATAATTAACTATGTCCAATCTCTGCAAAGACAAGTAGAG TTCTTGTCCATGAAACTGGCTGCTGTTAATCCGAGACTCGACCTAGACCTCGACAACATCTTCGCGAAAGAG ATGATTCCTGCATGCACGGCGAGCTTTCCAACAATTGACATGTTGTCGGATATGGCAAATCCAGCCTACCTTCCTTTTAGTCCAACACAAACGGTAGTGTCATGCTCTGGCATGGAAACAGGAATCAATCCCGACTTGGGTCTCCGAAGGACGATAAGCGCCCCCTTGTCGATCCCCAATGCTTTTGTCAACTCGTCCTGCTTCACT CAATTACAGCAACCTTCGACATGGGATCTCGGTTTGCAGAATCTTTACAACATGGAATTCCACCAAGGAAAAACAATGGCCTTTCCATCTCAACAGTTCGCAG GTTCGGTTGAGGGCAGTAATCTGAAGACGGAGATGTGA
- the LOC115735785 gene encoding 3-ketoacyl-CoA synthase 4-like: MNSDASSTSAGGVQIHASRRLPDFLQSVNLKYVKLGYHYLMTHFLTLLLVPSMAVIIVQASQMNPEEINQLWLHLKYNLVSVIICSAFLVFGSTVYIMTRPKSVYLVDYSCYKPPEHLQVKFDRFMEHSTLTGDFDQSSLEFQRKILERSGLGEETYVPEAMHYLPPRPSMAAAREEAEQVMFGALDNLFANTNVKPKDIGILVVNCSLFNPTPSLSAMIVNKYKLRGNIKSFNLGGMGCSAGVIAVDLAKDMLQVHRNTYAVVVSTENITQNWYFGNKKSMLIPNCLFRVGGAAVLLSNKSSDRRRAKYKLVHVVRTHRGADDKAFKCVYQEQDDVGKTGVSLSKELMAIAGGALKTNITTLGPLVLPISEQLLFFATLVAKKFFNAKVKPYIPDFKLAFDHFCIHAGGRAVIDELEKNLQLLPIHVEASRMTLHRFGNTSSSSIWYELAYTEAKGRMRRGNRVWQIAFGSGFKCNSAVWQALQNVTPSPNSPWEDCIHKYPVQLML, from the coding sequence ATGAACTCCGACGCATCGTCCACCTCCGCTGGCGGCGTCCAGATCCACGCGTCCCGGAGGTTGCCCGATTTCCTCCAGAGCGTGAACTTGAAGTACGTCAAGCTGGGCTATCATTACCTCATGACCCATTTCTTGACCCTCTTGCTCGTGCCTTCAATGGCCGTCATCATCGTCCAAGCTTCGCAGATGAACCCGGAGGAGATTAACCAATTGTGGCTCCACCTCAAGTACAACCTCGTCAGCGTCATCATTTGCTCTGCTTTCCTTGTTTTTGGATCCACCGTCTACATTATGACCCGCCCCAAATCCGTTTACTTGGTCGACTACTCCTGCTACAAGCCCCCGGAGCATCTGCAAGTGAAGTTTGATCGGTTCATGGAGCACTCGACGctcaccggcgatttcgaccagTCGTCGCTCGAGTTCCAGAGGAAGATCCTCGAAAGATCAGGGCTTGGGGAGGAGACTTACGTGCCCGAGGCAATGCACTACCTTCCGCCAAGACCTTCTATGGCAGCCGCAAGGGAAGAAGCAGAGCAGGTGATGTTTGGTGCTCTGGATAATCTGTTTGCTAATACAAATGTTAAGCCCAAGGACATTGGTATTCTCGTTGTGAACTGTAGCTTGTTTAATCCCACACCTTCGCTGTCTGCTATGATTGTCAACAAGTACAAGCTGAGGGGTAATATCAAGAGCTTCAATTTGGGGGGGATGGGGTGTAGTGCCGGGGTGATTGCTGTTGATCTTGCTAAGGACATGTTACAAGTTCATAGGAACACTTATGCTGTGGTTGTGAGCACTGAGAATATTACCCAAAATTGGTATTTTGGGAACAAGAAGTCAATGTTGATTCCGAATTGCTTGTTTAGAGTCGGGGGAGCTGCGGTTTTGTTGTCCAACAAGTCATCTGATAGGAGGAGGGCTAAGTACAAGCTTGTCCATGTGGTTCGGACACATCGTGGGGCCGATGATAAGGCGTTTAAGTGTGTTTATCAGGAGCAGGATGATGTGGGCAAAACTGGAGTTTCGCTATCAAAGGAACTGATGGCGATTGCCGGCGGGGCACTTAAGACTAACATCACTACACTGGGTCCTCTTGTTTTGCCGATCAGCGAGCAACTCCTGTTTTTCGCTACATTGGTAGCTAAGAAGTTCTTTAATGCTAAAGTCAAGCCTTACATTCCGGATTTTAAGCTCGCTTTTGATCATTTCTGTATCCATGCTGGTGGGAGGGCTGTGATTGATGAGCTGGAGAAGAATCTGCAGCTCCTTCCAATTCACGTCGAAGCTTCTAGAATGACCTTACACCGGTTCGGTAACACGTCATCAAGCTCGATCTGGTACGAGCTGGCTTACACGGAGGCCAAGGGGAGGATGCGAAGGGGAAACCGTGTTTGGCAAATTGCTTTTGGAAGTGGTTTCAAATGTAATAGTGCAGTGTGGCAGGCACTCCAGAACGTGACTCCTTCACCCAATAGTCCCTGGGAAGATTGCATTCACAAGTATCCGGTGCAGTTAATGCTATGA
- the LOC115735950 gene encoding transcription factor bHLH49-like isoform X2, whose amino-acid sequence MNTPLSLPEMLHCEETMVLERQRARMKWQPDQLQLHVQSEGQGCYFGGGSELNGTFSLGQSIESLMDCGGAEAVFAEVLNHPIKPDPGVESGWLSGFDLSGLGYGACGFGGGSGLEVNFAINRTLSCPPAVAVAAAAVSAATPAVTAEKAQESVVSEKISQAGRENSKKRKVDKVHNAKIEDESRDKRIKGCPEEVESKITEQSNNKTNNNNNKEASAGSSKENSKVSDVPKLDYIHVRARRGQATDSHSLAERVRREKISERMKFLQDLVPGCNKITGKAGMLDEIINYVQSLQRQVEFLSMKLAAVNPRLDLDLDNIFAKEMIPACTASFPTIDMLSDMANPAYLPFSPTQTVVSCSGMETGINPDLGLRRTISAPLSIPNAFVNSSCFTNLYNMEFHQGKTMAFPSQQFAGSVEGSNLKTEM is encoded by the exons ATGAACACGCCGCTGTCGTTGCCGGAGATGCTTCACTGCGAGGAGACGATGGTCCTCGAACGACAGCGGGCTCGCATGAAGTGGCAACCGGACCAGCTTCAGCTTCACGTGCAGAGCGAGGGGCAGGGGTGTTATTTCGGCGGTGGGAGCGAGTTGAACGGTACGTTTAGCTTGGGGCAGAGCATTGAGAGCTTGATGGACTGCGGCGGCGCCGAGGCGGTGTTCGCGGAGGTGCTGAACCACCCGATTAAGCCCGACCCGGGCGTCGAAAGCGGGTGGCTGAGTGGCTTCGACTTGTCTGGCTTGGGCTATGGGGCGTGTGGGTTTGGGGGTGGAAGTGGTCTGGAGGTGAATTTCGCCATTAACAGGACTTTGAGCTGCCCCCCGGCGGTGGCTGTGGCCGCGGCCGCGGTCTCGGCGGCGACGCCGGCGGTGACTGCGGAGAAAGCCCAAGAGTCCGTGGTTTCGGAGAAGATAAGCCAAGCTGGGCGAGAGAATTCCAAGAAGAGGAAAGTGGATAAAGTGCACAACGCAAAG ATTGAAGATGAATCCAGAGATAAAAGGATCAAAGGGTGCCCTGAAGAGGTAGAGTCAAAGATCACAGAGCAGAGCAACAACAagaccaacaacaacaacaacaaagaagCATCTGCAGGCTCTTCAAAGGAAAACTCGAAGGTCTCCGATGTCCCAAAGCTCGATTATATCCATGTCCGAGCTCGTCGCGGTCAAGCCACAGATAGCCACAGCTTAGCCGAAAGA GTGAGGAGGGAAAAGATCAGCGAGAGAATGAAGTTCCTTCAAGATTTAGTCCCGGGGTGTAACAAGATAACCGGGAAGGCGGGAATGCTTGATGAGATAATTAACTATGTCCAATCTCTGCAAAGACAAGTAGAG TTCTTGTCCATGAAACTGGCTGCTGTTAATCCGAGACTCGACCTAGACCTCGACAACATCTTCGCGAAAGAG ATGATTCCTGCATGCACGGCGAGCTTTCCAACAATTGACATGTTGTCGGATATGGCAAATCCAGCCTACCTTCCTTTTAGTCCAACACAAACGGTAGTGTCATGCTCTGGCATGGAAACAGGAATCAATCCCGACTTGGGTCTCCGAAGGACGATAAGCGCCCCCTTGTCGATCCCCAATGCTTTTGTCAACTCGTCCTGCTTCACT AATCTTTACAACATGGAATTCCACCAAGGAAAAACAATGGCCTTTCCATCTCAACAGTTCGCAG GTTCGGTTGAGGGCAGTAATCTGAAGACGGAGATGTGA